In one Mycobacteroides chelonae genomic region, the following are encoded:
- the crgA gene encoding cell division protein CrgA — protein sequence MPKSKVRKKSAFNATTVSRTPVKVKAGPSSVWFVAFFLTLMLIGLAWLMVFQLAAQHITWMLDLGPWNYAIAFAFMITGLLLTMRWR from the coding sequence ATGCCCAAGTCCAAGGTCCGTAAGAAGTCAGCGTTCAACGCGACCACCGTTAGCCGTACTCCGGTCAAGGTGAAAGCCGGTCCGTCGAGCGTCTGGTTCGTCGCGTTCTTCCTCACCCTCATGCTCATCGGCCTGGCCTGGCTGATGGTGTTCCAGCTCGCCGCACAGCACATCACCTGGATGCTGGATCTGGGGCCGTGGAACTACGCCATCGCGTTTGCCTTCATGATCACCGGACTATTGCTGACCATGCGGTGGCGGTGA
- a CDS encoding DUF881 domain-containing protein: MPLVCALAGFLLAATHTVSGGNEIRRGDSPAPRLVDLVRETQKSVDKLSATRDGLANQMAAARAQSAGGDSQVAAALAETGEMADAAGVQPVTGPGLVVTLTDAKRDAYGRFPRDASPDDLVVHQQDVEGVLNALWSAGAEAIQMQDDQRLVASSVPRCVGNTLLLHGRTYSPPYVITAIGDADAMQAALDAAPLVTLYRQYVARFGLGYTVTRGHHLEVAGYRDAVGPGRAAPLEGR, from the coding sequence GTGCCCCTGGTGTGCGCGCTGGCGGGCTTTCTGCTGGCCGCGACGCACACGGTGTCGGGTGGCAACGAGATCCGGCGGGGCGATTCTCCGGCGCCCCGGTTGGTGGATCTGGTGCGCGAGACGCAGAAGTCCGTCGACAAACTCAGCGCCACCCGTGACGGCTTGGCGAATCAGATGGCTGCCGCGCGGGCACAATCGGCCGGGGGTGACAGCCAGGTGGCGGCGGCGCTCGCCGAAACCGGTGAGATGGCCGATGCCGCGGGCGTCCAACCCGTCACCGGCCCCGGTCTGGTGGTGACGCTGACCGATGCCAAGCGTGATGCGTACGGGCGTTTCCCCCGCGACGCGTCACCGGATGACTTGGTGGTGCACCAGCAGGATGTCGAAGGTGTGCTCAATGCCTTGTGGAGTGCGGGCGCCGAGGCCATTCAGATGCAGGATGATCAGCGCCTGGTCGCGAGCTCGGTACCGCGATGTGTCGGCAACACCCTGCTGCTGCACGGTCGTACCTACAGCCCGCCCTACGTGATCACGGCCATCGGTGATGCCGATGCCATGCAGGCAGCACTCGACGCGGCTCCGCTGGTAACGCTGTACCGGCAGTACGTCGCGCGATTTGGCTTGGGATACACGGTGACTCGCGGCCATCACCTCGAAGTGGCCGGATATCGGGATGCGGTGGGGCCCGGCCGTGCGGCTCCCCTGGAGGGCCGGTAG
- a CDS encoding aminodeoxychorismate/anthranilate synthase component II, which yields MRILVVDNYDSFVFNLVQYLGQLGVDATVWRNDDPRLADTDAVAADFDGVLISPGPGTPESAGASIAMVHSCAKTGTPLLGVCLGHQAIGVAFGGTVDRAPELLHGKTSTVEHEDAGVLRGLPNPFTATRYHSLTILPDTVPEGLRVIARTASGVIMGVMHTEHPIHGVQFHPESILTEGGHRMLANWLTYCGAPLDESLVCALEAEVASALDGVSGRVSALGG from the coding sequence GTGCGCATCCTGGTCGTCGACAACTACGACAGCTTCGTGTTCAACCTGGTCCAGTACCTGGGTCAGCTCGGCGTGGACGCGACGGTGTGGCGCAACGACGACCCGCGACTGGCCGATACCGATGCGGTGGCCGCCGACTTCGACGGCGTACTGATTAGCCCCGGCCCCGGTACACCAGAGAGCGCGGGCGCGTCCATCGCGATGGTGCATTCCTGCGCGAAAACGGGCACCCCGCTGCTCGGGGTGTGCCTGGGACACCAGGCGATCGGCGTGGCGTTCGGCGGCACCGTCGACCGCGCACCGGAGTTGTTGCACGGCAAGACGAGCACTGTCGAGCATGAAGACGCTGGCGTGCTGCGCGGGCTGCCAAACCCGTTCACGGCCACCAGGTACCACTCGCTGACGATCCTCCCTGACACCGTGCCCGAGGGGCTTCGGGTGATCGCCCGCACCGCCAGCGGGGTGATCATGGGTGTCATGCACACCGAACACCCGATTCACGGGGTGCAGTTCCACCCGGAGTCGATCCTGACCGAGGGCGGGCACCGGATGCTGGCCAACTGGCTCACCTATTGTGGTGCGCCCCTTGATGAATCGCTGGTGTGCGCGCTCGAGGCAGAGGTCGCCTCGGCGCTGGACGGAGTCAGCGGCCGCGTGAGCGCCCTCGGCGGCTGA
- the pknB gene encoding Stk1 family PASTA domain-containing Ser/Thr kinase encodes MTTPQHLSDRYELGEILGYGGMSEVHLARDQRLNRDVAIKVLRADLARDPSFYLRFRREAQNAAALNHPAIVAVYDTGEAETPTGPLPYIVMEYVDGITLRDIVKDDGPMPIRRAIEVIADSCQALNFSHQHGIIHRDVKPANIMISKTGAVKVMDFGIARAVSDAGVSVTQTAAVIGTAQYLSPEQARGETVDARSDVYSLGCVLYELLTGEPPFVGDSPVAVAYQHVREDPVAPSKHNPEIPPGLDSVVLKALSKNPDNRYQNAAEMRTDLMRVYQGEQPEAPKVLTDAERSSMLSTPSNTKAYPASGPQTNPLPSHYAESRRNPLSRWLVGLAALVVLTVVVTFAIILGNGPSRDVQVPDVTGKSQADAVAALQNLGFKTKIQKNTSSKLAPERVIDTDPAKGSTVTAGSEVTLNVSIGPESQQVPDCHGLSFGDAVKKLQAAGFKGTFTQSETKSLPEDKGRVMATNPPAGQYSAVTNNITIVVGKGPGEKPAPDLVGQNIDVAIKNLPNYGFTAPPTIITVPSPESKGQILSMNPPANTMFPEDGIIEIRVSGGGQFRMPNLMGKFWTDAEPLLYQAGWQGGGLSTEDVPSDGNNRARVVSQDPPAGAGVNYNGPIKLRFGAG; translated from the coding sequence ATGACCACTCCGCAGCACCTCTCGGACCGCTATGAGCTGGGGGAGATCCTCGGCTATGGGGGCATGTCCGAGGTTCACCTGGCGCGCGACCAACGGTTGAACCGTGACGTCGCGATCAAGGTGCTGCGCGCCGATCTGGCCCGGGACCCCAGCTTCTATCTGCGTTTCCGCCGGGAGGCGCAGAACGCCGCCGCACTGAACCACCCGGCGATCGTGGCCGTCTACGACACGGGCGAGGCCGAGACACCCACCGGGCCGCTGCCGTACATCGTCATGGAGTACGTCGACGGCATCACCCTGCGCGACATCGTCAAGGACGACGGCCCCATGCCGATCCGCCGGGCGATCGAGGTCATCGCCGACTCCTGCCAGGCGCTCAACTTCAGTCACCAGCACGGCATCATCCATCGTGATGTCAAGCCCGCCAACATCATGATCAGCAAGACCGGCGCGGTAAAGGTGATGGACTTCGGGATCGCGCGGGCCGTGTCGGACGCCGGCGTCAGCGTCACCCAGACCGCGGCGGTCATCGGGACCGCGCAGTATCTCTCGCCGGAACAAGCGCGCGGCGAAACCGTGGACGCACGTTCCGACGTGTACTCCCTGGGCTGCGTCCTCTACGAATTGCTGACCGGCGAGCCGCCTTTCGTCGGCGATTCACCTGTCGCGGTGGCCTACCAGCATGTGCGTGAAGATCCGGTTGCGCCCTCCAAGCACAACCCCGAGATTCCACCCGGCCTTGATTCGGTTGTGCTCAAAGCACTTTCGAAGAATCCCGACAACCGGTACCAGAACGCTGCCGAGATGCGCACCGACCTCATGCGGGTGTATCAGGGCGAGCAGCCGGAGGCCCCGAAGGTTCTCACCGACGCCGAGCGCAGCTCCATGCTCAGCACTCCCTCCAACACCAAGGCTTACCCGGCCTCCGGGCCGCAGACCAACCCGCTGCCCAGCCATTACGCAGAATCGCGGCGCAATCCACTGAGCCGCTGGCTGGTCGGACTTGCCGCACTGGTGGTGCTGACCGTGGTGGTCACCTTCGCCATCATCTTGGGCAACGGCCCCTCGCGTGATGTCCAAGTCCCCGACGTGACGGGCAAGTCCCAGGCCGACGCTGTCGCCGCCCTGCAGAACCTCGGGTTCAAGACCAAGATCCAGAAGAACACGAGCTCAAAGCTTGCTCCCGAGAGAGTCATCGACACCGATCCCGCGAAGGGTTCTACCGTGACGGCCGGTTCCGAGGTGACTCTGAACGTGTCCATCGGGCCGGAGAGCCAGCAGGTGCCCGATTGCCATGGCCTCAGCTTCGGCGACGCGGTCAAGAAGCTGCAGGCCGCCGGGTTCAAGGGCACCTTCACCCAGAGCGAGACCAAGTCGCTGCCCGAGGACAAGGGCCGGGTCATGGCCACCAACCCGCCGGCCGGACAGTATTCGGCGGTCACCAACAACATCACCATCGTTGTCGGTAAGGGACCAGGGGAGAAGCCGGCACCGGATCTCGTGGGCCAGAACATCGACGTCGCCATCAAGAACCTGCCCAACTACGGGTTTACCGCACCGCCCACTATCATCACCGTTCCCAGCCCCGAGTCGAAGGGGCAGATCCTGAGTATGAACCCGCCGGCCAACACGATGTTCCCTGAGGACGGGATCATCGAGATCCGGGTCTCCGGTGGCGGTCAGTTCCGGATGCCAAACCTCATGGGCAAGTTCTGGACCGATGCCGAGCCGCTGCTCTATCAGGCTGGGTGGCAAGGCGGAGGCCTCAGCACCGAAGACGTGCCCTCCGACGGCAACAACCGAGCTCGCGTGGTCTCGCAGGATCCGCCGGCCGGTGCCGGGGTCAACTACAACGGACCAATCAAGCTGCGCTTCGGCGCGGGCTAG
- a CDS encoding serine/threonine-protein kinase, producing MTVRVGETLSGRYRLQRLIATGGMGQVWEGTDSRLGRKVAVKVLKAEFSSDPEFIERFRAEARTVAMLNHPGIASVYDYGETDIDSEGRTAYLVMELIHGEPLNSVLKRTGRLSLRHSLDMLEQTGRALQVAHAAGLVHRDVKPGNILITPTGQVKLTDFGIAKAVDAAPVTQTGMVMGTAQYIAPEQALGHDATPASDVYALGVVGYEAVSGKRPFSGDGALTVAMKHIKETPSPLPADLPPNVRELIEITLVKNPQNRYTSGGPFADAVAAVRAGRRPPRPNQAPTISRATPAAIPPATQVRPAVGTPSRVAPPTSRTRPPTGSHRPPPPRRGTFSPGQKALMWAAAVLGIFAIIIAALILLRASEQKNDVPLPSATTPSSEAPSSPASASPGALAPANIVALLPVAEPDPITGTKSP from the coding sequence ATGACAGTTCGTGTGGGAGAAACGCTTTCGGGCCGTTACCGGTTGCAGCGGCTCATCGCTACCGGCGGTATGGGCCAGGTCTGGGAGGGCACCGACAGCCGCCTGGGCCGCAAGGTAGCCGTGAAGGTGCTCAAGGCCGAGTTCTCGTCGGACCCCGAGTTCATCGAGCGGTTCCGTGCCGAGGCACGCACCGTGGCGATGCTCAACCATCCCGGCATCGCGAGCGTGTACGACTACGGCGAAACCGACATCGACAGTGAAGGCCGCACCGCCTACCTGGTCATGGAACTGATCCACGGCGAGCCGCTGAACTCCGTACTCAAGCGCACCGGCCGGCTGTCGCTGCGTCACTCGCTGGACATGCTCGAGCAGACCGGGCGTGCCCTGCAGGTCGCGCACGCCGCGGGCCTGGTGCACCGCGACGTGAAGCCGGGCAACATCCTGATCACGCCCACCGGGCAGGTGAAACTCACCGACTTCGGCATCGCCAAGGCCGTGGACGCCGCCCCGGTCACCCAGACCGGCATGGTGATGGGCACCGCCCAATACATCGCCCCCGAACAGGCCCTGGGGCACGACGCCACCCCCGCCAGCGATGTCTACGCACTGGGAGTTGTTGGCTACGAGGCAGTTTCGGGTAAGCGCCCGTTCTCGGGCGACGGCGCTCTGACGGTCGCGATGAAGCACATCAAGGAAACACCGTCACCGCTGCCCGCCGATCTACCCCCCAACGTGCGCGAGCTCATCGAGATCACGCTGGTGAAGAACCCGCAGAATCGGTACACCAGCGGCGGCCCGTTCGCCGATGCGGTGGCGGCGGTGCGTGCCGGTCGCCGCCCACCCCGGCCCAACCAGGCGCCGACCATCAGCAGGGCCACGCCGGCGGCCATCCCGCCCGCCACGCAGGTGCGACCCGCCGTGGGGACACCCAGCCGGGTTGCCCCGCCCACCTCCCGCACCCGACCGCCGACGGGCTCGCATCGGCCGCCACCGCCCCGGCGGGGCACGTTCTCACCCGGTCAGAAGGCCCTGATGTGGGCGGCCGCGGTGCTGGGCATCTTCGCGATCATCATCGCGGCGCTCATCCTGCTGCGAGCAAGTGAGCAGAAGAATGACGTGCCGCTCCCATCGGCGACGACGCCCAGCAGCGAGGCACCCTCAAGTCCGGCTTCAGCTTCGCCAGGAGCGCTTGCGCCAGCTAATATCGTGGCTCTGCTTCCGGTCGCCGAACCGGACCCGATCACTGGGACGAAATCACCGTAA
- a CDS encoding penicillin-binding transpeptidase domain-containing protein produces the protein MNTSIRRVSLVVMGLVVLLLANATLTQVFTAPGLRADPRNQRVLLDEYSRQRGQISASGQLLASSVATDSRFRFLRQYADPLVYAPVTGFYSLNYSSAGLERAEDSVLNGSDPRLFGRRLADFFTGRDPRGGSVVTTIRPDVQQAAYDAMQHGCKNGCRGSVVALEPSTGKILAMVSTPSYDPNLLASQDSEKENAAWKQLQEDPAQPMLNRAISQTYPPGSTFKVITTAAALADGKTVNTEVTASPTIFLPGSNATLENYNRTSCGGGDNTTLKEAFARSCNTAFAKLGSEQLKRDKLVKAAQAFGLDHEIDGIPLQVATSTVGSMSDDAAVAMSSIGQKDVAVTPLQNAMVAAAVANKGVLMQPHLVDSLKGPDLSNLSTTTPDDIGQAVTPAIANTLTELMIASEQRTAQTGAIPSVQIASKTGTAEHGTDPRNTPPHAWYIAFAPASSTTSDPQATVVTPKVAIAVLVEDGGDRALAATGGSVAAPIGRQVIAAALQGAS, from the coding sequence ATGAACACATCGATCCGCCGGGTGTCTCTCGTCGTCATGGGACTGGTCGTGCTGCTGCTGGCCAATGCCACTCTCACCCAGGTGTTCACGGCACCGGGACTGCGCGCCGACCCCCGCAATCAGCGGGTGTTGCTCGACGAGTATTCGCGCCAGCGGGGGCAGATATCGGCAAGCGGGCAGTTGCTCGCCTCCTCGGTGGCCACCGACAGTCGCTTCCGGTTCCTGCGGCAGTACGCCGATCCTCTGGTGTACGCGCCCGTCACCGGTTTCTACTCGCTTAACTACTCCAGCGCCGGGCTGGAGCGCGCCGAGGACAGCGTGCTCAACGGATCCGATCCCCGGCTGTTCGGCCGCAGGCTCGCAGACTTCTTCACGGGTCGCGATCCGCGTGGCGGCAGCGTGGTCACCACCATCCGTCCCGATGTCCAGCAGGCCGCCTACGACGCCATGCAGCACGGCTGCAAGAACGGCTGCCGCGGCTCGGTGGTCGCGCTCGAGCCCTCCACCGGAAAGATCCTCGCGATGGTGTCGACGCCCTCCTACGACCCCAATCTGCTGGCCAGCCAGGACTCCGAGAAGGAGAACGCGGCCTGGAAGCAGCTGCAGGAAGACCCCGCCCAGCCGATGCTGAACCGCGCGATCTCGCAGACCTACCCACCGGGATCGACCTTCAAGGTCATCACCACCGCCGCGGCACTGGCCGACGGCAAGACCGTCAACACCGAGGTGACCGCGTCCCCAACCATCTTCCTGCCGGGTAGCAACGCAACCCTGGAGAACTACAACAGGACCTCCTGCGGCGGTGGCGACAACACCACCCTCAAGGAGGCGTTCGCGCGCTCCTGCAACACCGCCTTCGCCAAACTCGGATCCGAACAACTCAAGCGCGACAAGCTGGTCAAGGCCGCGCAAGCATTCGGACTCGACCACGAAATCGACGGCATCCCACTCCAGGTGGCTACTTCCACCGTCGGGTCGATGTCCGATGACGCGGCCGTCGCGATGTCGAGCATCGGGCAAAAGGACGTCGCGGTAACCCCCCTGCAGAACGCGATGGTCGCCGCGGCCGTTGCCAACAAGGGTGTGCTGATGCAGCCGCACCTGGTCGATAGCCTTAAGGGCCCAGACCTTTCGAATCTGTCCACCACCACCCCGGATGACATTGGCCAAGCCGTGACACCCGCTATCGCGAACACATTGACCGAACTGATGATTGCCTCAGAACAGCGCACCGCACAGACCGGAGCCATCCCCAGCGTGCAGATCGCATCCAAGACCGGCACCGCCGAGCACGGCACCGATCCGCGTAACACCCCACCGCACGCGTGGTACATCGCCTTCGCACCGGCATCGAGCACCACATCGGATCCTCAAGCCACGGTGGTCACCCCTAAGGTGGCCATCGCGGTACTCGTCGAAGATGGCGGAGACCGCGCCCTGGCGGCCACCGGCGGCTCCGTCGCCGCACCCATCGGGCGGCAGGTCATTGCCGCAGCACTACAGGGGGCCTCATGA
- a CDS encoding FtsW/RodA/SpoVE family cell cycle protein, with translation MTTAPQTAVVARGAGTSPPPQSTRRSAELGLLGFAAAITTVALILVEANLERGLSWDLLKYGLAYLVLFTLAHLGIRRYAPYADPLLLPCVALLNGLGLVMIHRLDLAKAAAGDGSETVEANAQVLWTLVGVAALVGILAVVKDHRVLARYGYTFGIVGIVLLAIPALLPSSASERNGAKIWIELPFLSIQPAEAAKILLLVFFAAFLMTKRDLFRTAGRSYWGVESPRARDLGPLLAVWAISVGVMVFEKDLGTSLLLYTSFLTVLYIATARISWVLIGLGLFVVGAFLAYFLFAHVRVRVETWLDPFADADGNGYQMMQSLFSFATGGIFGTGLGNGQPGTVPAASTDFIIAAIGEELGLVGLAGVLLVFTILIVRGFRTALAVRDSFGKLLASGLSAALALQLFIVVGGVTKLIPLTGLTTPWISYGGSSLVSNYVLLAILLRISHIARRPLTTTSAPNAAPIAEARTELIDRV, from the coding sequence ATGACGACGGCGCCCCAAACCGCTGTAGTGGCCCGTGGGGCAGGCACCTCGCCACCGCCCCAATCCACACGACGTAGCGCGGAATTGGGGCTCCTCGGGTTCGCCGCGGCGATCACCACCGTGGCCCTGATCCTGGTCGAGGCCAACCTCGAGCGTGGTCTTTCCTGGGATCTACTGAAGTACGGTCTTGCGTACCTCGTCCTGTTTACGTTGGCGCATCTGGGAATCCGCCGTTACGCCCCCTACGCCGATCCGCTGTTGCTGCCGTGCGTCGCCCTGCTGAACGGCCTCGGGCTGGTGATGATTCATCGCCTGGACCTGGCGAAAGCGGCCGCCGGCGACGGCTCCGAGACTGTGGAAGCCAACGCGCAGGTGCTCTGGACGCTGGTGGGTGTCGCCGCGCTCGTCGGGATCCTGGCAGTCGTCAAGGATCACCGGGTGCTGGCACGGTACGGCTACACCTTCGGCATCGTCGGCATCGTCTTGCTGGCCATCCCCGCGCTGCTGCCGTCCTCGGCCTCGGAACGAAATGGCGCCAAGATCTGGATCGAATTGCCGTTCTTGTCGATTCAGCCGGCCGAGGCCGCCAAGATCCTGTTGCTGGTGTTCTTCGCGGCCTTCCTGATGACCAAACGCGACCTGTTTCGCACCGCCGGCCGCAGCTACTGGGGCGTGGAGTCACCCCGGGCCAGGGACCTGGGCCCGCTGCTCGCGGTGTGGGCAATCTCCGTGGGCGTCATGGTCTTTGAGAAGGACCTGGGTACCTCGCTGCTGCTGTACACCTCATTTCTGACGGTGCTGTACATCGCCACGGCACGGATCAGCTGGGTGCTGATCGGCCTGGGCCTCTTCGTCGTCGGCGCGTTCTTGGCGTACTTCTTATTCGCACATGTGCGCGTGCGGGTCGAAACCTGGCTCGACCCCTTCGCGGATGCGGACGGCAACGGCTATCAGATGATGCAGTCGCTGTTCAGCTTCGCCACCGGTGGCATCTTCGGCACCGGTCTCGGAAACGGTCAGCCGGGCACAGTTCCGGCCGCCTCAACGGATTTCATCATCGCCGCGATCGGTGAGGAACTCGGACTGGTCGGCCTGGCCGGAGTGCTGCTCGTGTTCACCATCCTCATCGTCCGGGGCTTCCGCACCGCACTGGCGGTGCGCGACAGCTTCGGCAAGCTGCTGGCCTCCGGCCTCTCGGCGGCGCTGGCGCTGCAGCTGTTCATCGTCGTCGGCGGCGTCACCAAACTCATCCCGCTGACCGGGCTCACCACGCCCTGGATCTCCTACGGCGGCTCGTCACTGGTGTCCAATTACGTGCTGCTGGCCATCCTGCTGCGCATCTCGCATATCGCCCGGCGACCGCTCACCACCACCTCCGCACCCAACGCCGCCCCCATCGCGGAGGCCCGGACGGAACTGATCGATCGCGTATGA
- a CDS encoding PP2C family protein-serine/threonine phosphatase, which produces MTLVLRYAARSDRGLVRSNNEDSVYAGARLLALADGMGGHAAGEVASQLVIAALAPLDDDEPGGDLLDTLADAVHSGNAAIADHVRAEPELDGMGTTLTAFLFTGKRLGMVHIGDSRAYLMRDGELAQISKDDTFVQTLVDEGRITPEQAHNHPQRSLIMRALTGAPVEPTLVIREAQAGDRYLLCSDGLSDPVSHETIAEALEIPDVSAAADRLIELALRSGGPDNVTVVVADVVELDYGQTRPIVAGAISADSDTDTPPPNTAAGRAAAIQRALKEPEPTPDESDSDTTDSEATRPKKRRLRWLIAAVLVVLIALAGLAIGRRVVLNNYYVSAYEGNVSIMQGVQGSLLGYRLQRPDLVGCLDSRGDLSLVSYGESASSLSCKYFKVSDLRPSERQQVETGLPGGTLDQAIGQLRQLTKSALPPCAPPAPKTAPPAPTTAGRSPSATSGSPTTTATTTRPSPAPTSPATPGASTTQTTTSTPAPAPLPAPPQEPGVTCRTVS; this is translated from the coding sequence GTGACACTGGTGCTTCGCTACGCAGCGCGTAGCGACCGCGGACTTGTGCGGTCGAACAACGAGGACTCCGTCTATGCCGGTGCCCGCCTCTTGGCATTGGCCGACGGCATGGGCGGTCATGCCGCCGGTGAAGTCGCCTCACAGCTGGTCATCGCGGCGTTGGCCCCACTCGACGACGATGAGCCCGGCGGCGATCTGCTCGATACGCTGGCCGACGCGGTGCACTCCGGTAACGCGGCGATCGCCGACCATGTGCGCGCCGAGCCCGAGCTCGACGGCATGGGCACCACGCTGACGGCTTTCCTGTTCACCGGCAAGCGGCTGGGCATGGTGCATATCGGCGACTCACGCGCATACCTGATGCGTGATGGCGAGCTGGCGCAGATCTCCAAGGACGACACCTTCGTCCAGACCCTTGTCGACGAGGGTCGCATCACTCCGGAACAGGCACACAACCATCCGCAGCGCTCGCTAATCATGCGCGCGCTCACCGGCGCACCGGTCGAGCCCACTCTCGTGATCCGTGAGGCGCAGGCGGGTGACAGGTACCTGCTCTGTTCGGACGGACTGTCCGATCCGGTGAGCCACGAAACCATCGCCGAGGCGTTGGAGATCCCCGATGTCTCCGCCGCCGCCGATCGGCTCATCGAGCTGGCGCTGCGCAGCGGTGGACCCGACAACGTCACCGTCGTCGTCGCCGATGTCGTGGAGCTGGACTACGGACAAACCCGCCCGATCGTGGCGGGGGCGATATCCGCCGATTCAGACACCGACACCCCTCCGCCGAACACTGCCGCCGGACGGGCCGCCGCCATCCAGCGCGCCCTCAAAGAACCCGAGCCCACTCCGGACGAATCCGATAGTGACACAACCGATTCCGAAGCCACACGGCCCAAGAAACGTCGGCTCCGCTGGCTGATCGCGGCGGTGCTCGTGGTGTTGATCGCGCTGGCCGGTCTGGCGATCGGCCGCCGCGTAGTGCTCAACAACTATTACGTGAGCGCCTACGAAGGCAACGTCTCCATCATGCAGGGCGTCCAGGGCTCGCTCCTGGGTTATCGGCTGCAGCGGCCGGACCTCGTGGGTTGCCTCGACAGCCGGGGCGACCTGTCGCTGGTGAGTTACGGCGAGTCCGCATCCAGCCTGTCCTGCAAGTACTTCAAGGTGTCCGATCTGCGTCCGTCGGAGCGTCAGCAGGTCGAAACCGGCCTACCCGGCGGCACTCTCGACCAGGCCATCGGCCAGCTACGTCAGCTCACCAAGAGCGCGTTGCCCCCCTGCGCACCCCCCGCACCCAAGACGGCGCCGCCCGCACCGACCACCGCGGGTCGCTCCCCGTCCGCCACGTCCGGATCCCCCACGACGACGGCCACAACCACGCGGCCGTCGCCCGCGCCCACGTCTCCGGCGACGCCCGGCGCAAGCACCACGCAGACCACAACATCCACCCCCGCGCCGGCGCCACTGCCGGCGCCACCACAAGAGCCGGGCGTCACCTGCCGGACCGTGTCATGA
- a CDS encoding FHA domain-containing protein FhaB/FipA, protein MQGLVLQLTRGGFLLLLWVFIWSVLRILRTDIYAPTGQLMANRGLNLRAISPAKAGRRQMQYLLVTEGALAGTRITLGTQPILIGRADDSTLVLTDDYSSTRHARLSPRGADWYVEDLGSTNGTYLDREKVTTALRVPQGTPVRIGKTVIELRS, encoded by the coding sequence ATGCAGGGACTGGTGCTCCAGCTCACCCGCGGTGGGTTCCTGTTGCTGTTGTGGGTGTTCATCTGGTCGGTGCTGCGCATACTGCGGACCGATATCTACGCCCCCACCGGTCAACTGATGGCCAATCGTGGTTTGAACCTGCGTGCGATCAGTCCCGCGAAGGCGGGCCGGCGGCAGATGCAGTACCTGTTGGTGACCGAGGGCGCCCTGGCCGGCACCCGGATCACCCTAGGCACCCAGCCCATTTTGATCGGCCGGGCGGACGACTCAACACTGGTGCTCACCGACGATTACTCGTCGACGCGGCACGCGCGGCTATCGCCACGCGGGGCCGATTGGTACGTCGAGGATCTAGGATCGACCAACGGCACATATCTGGATAGGGAGAAGGTGACGACGGCGCTGCGGGTTCCCCAGGGGACGCCGGTACGGATCGGTAAGACAGTGATCGAGCTGCGCTCGTGA